The proteins below come from a single Kitasatospora sp. NBC_00315 genomic window:
- a CDS encoding dodecin, with protein sequence MSDHIYRVTEIVGSSSEGIDAAIRNGVDRAGRTLRNLDWFEVIQIRGHIADGHVAHYQVGLKVGFRLDDDA encoded by the coding sequence ATGAGCGACCACATCTACCGGGTCACCGAGATCGTCGGATCGTCGAGCGAGGGCATCGACGCCGCGATCCGCAACGGCGTCGACCGCGCCGGCCGGACGCTGCGCAATCTCGACTGGTTCGAGGTGATCCAGATCAGGGGACACATCGCCGACGGGCACGTCGCGCACTACCAGGTGGGCCTGAAGGTCGGCTTTCGGCTGGACGACGACGCCTGA
- a CDS encoding heme ABC transporter ATP-binding protein has product MRFRTRKIPERPSCGDELLSTASLGLTLGGRALLTGVRLSVRAGEVLALLGPNGAGKSTLLSVLAGDLPPTTGAVPLRGRPAADYHPAELAMQRALLPQTSALSFPFLAGEVVRMGRAPWAGTTRAAQDEAVVARAMAATESARFAERPFTALSGGERARVSLARVLAQSTPLLLLDEPTAALDLRHQELVLRVARERAAAGDAVVVVLHDLSLAAAYADRVLLLADGAPVADGPVAEVLRAPLLSEVYGHPVEVLAHPRTGSPLILPVRG; this is encoded by the coding sequence ATGAGGTTTCGCACCCGGAAGATCCCGGAACGCCCCTCCTGCGGCGACGAGTTGCTGTCCACCGCGAGCCTCGGCCTGACCCTGGGCGGGCGGGCGCTGCTGACCGGCGTCCGGCTGTCCGTCCGGGCGGGCGAGGTGCTGGCCCTGCTCGGGCCCAACGGCGCGGGGAAGTCCACGCTGCTCTCCGTGCTGGCCGGTGACCTGCCGCCCACCACGGGCGCCGTCCCGCTGCGCGGCCGGCCGGCCGCCGACTACCACCCGGCCGAACTCGCCATGCAGCGGGCCCTGTTGCCGCAGACCTCGGCGCTTTCGTTCCCGTTCCTCGCCGGCGAGGTGGTACGGATGGGCCGGGCGCCGTGGGCCGGCACCACGCGGGCCGCGCAGGACGAGGCGGTGGTCGCACGGGCGATGGCCGCGACCGAGTCGGCCCGGTTCGCCGAGCGCCCGTTCACCGCGCTCTCCGGCGGCGAGCGGGCCCGGGTCTCGCTGGCCCGGGTGCTCGCCCAGAGCACGCCGCTGCTGCTGCTGGACGAACCCACCGCCGCCCTCGACCTGCGCCACCAGGAGCTGGTGCTGCGCGTGGCCCGCGAGCGGGCCGCCGCCGGGGACGCCGTGGTCGTCGTCCTGCACGACCTGTCCCTGGCGGCGGCGTACGCGGACCGGGTGCTGCTGCTCGCGGACGGCGCCCCGGTCGCGGACGGCCCGGTGGCCGAGGTACTGCGGGCCCCGCTGCTCAGCGAGGTCTACGGCCACCCCGTGGAGGTGCTGGCGCACCCCCGGACGGGAAGCCCGCTGATCCTGCCCGTCCGGGGGTGA
- a CDS encoding FecCD family ABC transporter permease, giving the protein MRSRGALLTVALALALVLSALLAAGVGAYRIPLGDILASFGHRLGLGGHPLERVPESVLWNVRLPRVVLALLVGGSLGCAGALMQGVFGNPLAEPAVIGVSSGGAVGAVACIVLGLDALGSWTVTVLAFTTGLLTVFAVYAMSRSGGRTEVVTLALTGVAVNAFCGALIGILLFAADSAAISQVTFWQLGSLSQATWGKVLAVLPFAVAGLTVAPLYARQLDLLALGERPARHLGVDVERLRLVLITVVALLTAAAVAVSGVIGFVGLVVPHLLRMAVGPGHRFLLTGSALGGALVLVAGDLAARTLARPAELPLGVLTALIGSPFFFWLLRRTRDRQGGWA; this is encoded by the coding sequence GTGCGCAGCCGCGGCGCCCTGCTGACCGTCGCGCTCGCCCTCGCGCTGGTGCTGTCCGCGCTGCTCGCGGCCGGCGTGGGCGCGTACCGGATCCCGCTCGGCGACATCCTGGCGTCCTTCGGCCACCGGCTGGGCCTCGGCGGCCACCCGCTGGAGCGGGTCCCCGAGTCCGTCCTGTGGAACGTCCGGCTGCCCCGGGTCGTCCTCGCCCTGCTGGTCGGCGGCTCACTGGGCTGCGCCGGTGCGCTGATGCAGGGTGTGTTCGGCAACCCGCTGGCGGAGCCCGCAGTGATCGGCGTCTCCTCCGGCGGCGCGGTCGGCGCGGTGGCCTGCATCGTGCTGGGCCTGGACGCCCTGGGCAGCTGGACGGTCACCGTCCTCGCCTTCACCACCGGCCTGCTGACGGTGTTCGCGGTCTACGCGATGTCACGCTCCGGCGGCCGCACCGAGGTGGTCACCCTCGCCCTCACGGGGGTCGCCGTCAACGCCTTCTGCGGCGCGCTGATCGGCATCCTCCTCTTCGCCGCCGACAGCGCCGCGATCAGCCAGGTCACCTTCTGGCAGCTCGGCTCGCTCTCCCAGGCCACCTGGGGCAAGGTGCTGGCGGTCCTGCCCTTCGCGGTCGCCGGCCTCACGGTGGCACCGCTGTACGCCAGGCAGTTGGACCTGCTGGCGCTCGGCGAGCGTCCGGCCCGGCACCTCGGGGTGGACGTCGAGCGGCTGCGGCTGGTGCTGATCACCGTGGTCGCGCTGCTGACGGCGGCCGCCGTCGCGGTCAGCGGCGTCATCGGCTTCGTCGGCCTGGTCGTCCCGCACCTGCTGCGGATGGCCGTCGGGCCCGGGCACCGCTTCCTGCTGACCGGCAGCGCGTTGGGCGGCGCGCTGGTCCTGGTCGCCGGCGATCTCGCCGCGCGCACCCTCGCCCGGCCCGCCGAACTGCCGCTGGGTGTGCTGACCGCGCTGATCGGCAGTCCCTTCTTCTTCTGGCTGCTGCGCCGGACCCGCGACCGACAGGGCGGCTGGGCATGA
- a CDS encoding inorganic diphosphatase encodes MEFDVLIEIPKGSRNKYEVDHETGRLRLDRMLFTSTRYPADYGYVEGTLADDGDPLDALVILDEPTFPGCLIKCRAIGMFKMTDEAGGDDKLLCVPATDPRWEHLQDIHHVSEFDRLEIQHFFEVYKDLEPGKSVEGADWVGRAEAEAEVTASVKRLADSGGH; translated from the coding sequence TTGGAGTTCGACGTCCTGATCGAGATCCCGAAGGGCTCCCGCAACAAGTACGAGGTCGACCACGAGACCGGTCGCCTTCGGCTGGACCGGATGCTCTTCACCTCGACCCGTTACCCGGCCGACTACGGCTACGTCGAGGGCACCCTCGCGGACGACGGCGACCCGCTGGACGCGCTGGTCATCCTGGATGAGCCGACCTTCCCCGGCTGCCTGATCAAGTGCCGCGCCATCGGCATGTTCAAGATGACCGACGAGGCCGGCGGCGACGACAAGCTGCTCTGCGTCCCGGCGACCGACCCGCGCTGGGAGCACCTGCAGGACATCCACCACGTGTCGGAGTTCGACCGTCTGGAGATCCAGCACTTCTTCGAGGTCTACAAGGACCTGGAGCCCGGCAAGTCCGTCGAGGGCGCCGACTGGGTCGGCCGCGCCGAGGCCGAGGCCGAGGTCACCGCGTCGGTCAAGCGTCTGGCGGACTCGGGCGGCCACTGA
- a CDS encoding AmfC protein: MDASSAVHGRSGEAPGGALDGAPAAAPTLQQLIPEPHGPAPYEAGPPATGRGGPQALVPGRDALGRLGLDQLRGLRRDAQEQEADLSYLRRLLHGRMDILRAELDRRPDAGRPAGAPGGSGGDPRALLDRLPAILTDAPSSVRSSARHVTLGPPRGEQYQVQADALMGDVRLADLAAHPAEDLLAALERLRSHEREVSGRRQSLQRTADDCSAEITRRYREGEARVDDLLAGGSLAE, translated from the coding sequence ATGGACGCGAGCAGCGCGGTGCACGGTCGGTCCGGAGAGGCGCCCGGTGGCGCCCTGGACGGGGCCCCGGCGGCGGCGCCGACCCTCCAGCAGCTCATCCCCGAGCCGCACGGCCCCGCCCCCTACGAGGCGGGGCCGCCGGCCACCGGCCGCGGCGGGCCGCAGGCGCTCGTCCCCGGTCGGGACGCTCTGGGCCGGCTCGGCCTGGACCAGCTGCGCGGCCTGCGCCGGGACGCCCAGGAGCAGGAGGCCGATCTCTCCTACCTCCGCCGGCTGCTGCACGGCCGGATGGACATCCTGCGGGCCGAGCTCGACCGCCGCCCGGACGCCGGCCGCCCGGCCGGAGCCCCGGGCGGCTCCGGCGGCGATCCGAGGGCGTTGCTGGACCGGCTGCCGGCGATCCTCACCGACGCCCCCTCCTCGGTCCGCAGCTCGGCCCGCCACGTGACGCTGGGGCCACCGCGCGGGGAGCAGTACCAGGTGCAGGCGGACGCCCTGATGGGCGACGTCCGGCTGGCGGATCTGGCCGCGCACCCCGCCGAGGACCTGCTCGCCGCGCTGGAGCGGCTGCGGTCGCACGAGCGCGAGGTTTCCGGGCGGCGGCAGAGCCTGCAGCGGACGGCCGACGACTGCAGCGCGGAGATCACCCGCAGGTACCGTGAAGGGGAAGCACGGGTCGACGACCTGCTCGCGGGCGGTTCCCTGGCCGAGTAG
- the dacB gene encoding D-alanyl-D-alanine carboxypeptidase/D-alanyl-D-alanine-endopeptidase — translation MALLTGGALNGGGAYAAPTPSPGGHGSGHGDDGPGHDGRGGGGNDGKGGSGRSPSPAATTATATASQGAGHGPAATASAISGASARRPGPPPAGLVLQPADGAAVGIPTAQGLQQALAGVLRDSSLGTVTFAVADATSGQLLYGSGENTAATPASTTKLATSVAALALIPADTRIATRVVRGAGAGDITLVGGGDPTLSALPAGQVEIGGVAADADTAPASLDSLARQTAAALKAAGTTSVRLGYDTSLYSGTDRHANYDAANIPLMTALMVDEGRVDPRSREDAPARVADPAGAAAEQFAALLRAQGVAVEGRATQLTAGQPAGAVLGEVESPTVARLVERLLTTSDNTLAEAIARQVALAAHRPAGFEGAASAVTQTLTGLGVQLPGVVLNDGSGLHPGNAIPPSVLVHLLGLAASPDHPELRPVLTGLPIAGFTGTLGKRYGAGSGAGDAAGVVRAKTGSLSGVNTLAGTVVDADGRLLSFAVMTRTTAPADNARAAMDRIAARLAACGCR, via the coding sequence GTGGCCCTGTTGACGGGCGGCGCGCTGAACGGGGGCGGTGCGTACGCCGCGCCGACCCCGTCCCCGGGCGGTCACGGCTCGGGGCACGGCGACGACGGCCCGGGCCACGACGGCCGGGGCGGCGGCGGGAACGACGGCAAGGGCGGCTCCGGCCGCAGCCCGAGCCCCGCCGCGACCACGGCCACGGCCACGGCCTCGCAGGGCGCCGGGCACGGCCCCGCGGCGACGGCCTCCGCGATCTCCGGCGCGAGCGCCCGTCGGCCCGGGCCCCCGCCGGCCGGGCTCGTCCTCCAGCCGGCCGACGGCGCGGCCGTCGGCATACCGACCGCGCAGGGCCTCCAGCAGGCACTGGCAGGCGTCCTGCGGGACTCCTCGCTGGGCACCGTGACGTTCGCGGTCGCCGATGCCACCAGCGGTCAACTGCTCTACGGCTCGGGGGAGAACACGGCCGCGACGCCCGCCTCGACGACCAAGCTGGCGACCTCGGTGGCGGCCCTGGCCCTGATCCCGGCGGACACCCGGATCGCCACCCGGGTGGTGCGGGGAGCCGGCGCCGGTGACATCACCCTGGTGGGCGGCGGCGACCCGACCCTCAGCGCGCTGCCGGCCGGCCAGGTCGAGATCGGCGGGGTGGCCGCCGACGCCGACACCGCGCCCGCCTCGCTGGACTCGCTGGCCCGGCAGACCGCCGCCGCCCTCAAGGCGGCCGGCACCACGTCCGTGCGGCTGGGCTACGACACCTCGCTCTACAGCGGCACCGACCGGCACGCGAACTACGACGCGGCCAACATCCCGCTGATGACCGCACTGATGGTGGACGAGGGCCGGGTGGATCCGCGCAGCCGGGAGGACGCCCCGGCCCGGGTCGCCGATCCGGCCGGCGCGGCGGCGGAGCAGTTCGCCGCGCTGCTCCGGGCCCAGGGCGTCGCCGTCGAGGGACGGGCCACCCAGCTGACGGCCGGGCAGCCGGCCGGGGCGGTACTGGGCGAGGTCGAGTCGCCGACGGTGGCCCGGCTGGTCGAGCGGCTGCTCACCACCTCGGACAACACCCTGGCCGAGGCGATCGCCCGTCAGGTGGCGCTGGCCGCGCACAGGCCGGCCGGCTTCGAGGGCGCGGCGAGCGCCGTCACCCAGACCCTCACCGGGCTCGGTGTGCAGTTGCCGGGTGTGGTGCTCAACGACGGCAGCGGGCTGCACCCGGGCAACGCGATCCCGCCGTCGGTGCTGGTGCACCTGCTGGGCCTCGCGGCCTCGCCGGACCACCCGGAGCTGCGGCCGGTGCTGACCGGCCTGCCGATCGCCGGCTTCACCGGCACCCTGGGCAAGCGCTACGGCGCGGGCTCGGGGGCGGGCGACGCGGCCGGCGTGGTGCGGGCCAAGACCGGCAGCCTGAGCGGCGTCAACACCCTGGCGGGCACGGTGGTGGACGCCGACGGCAGGTTGCTCTCGTTCGCCGTCATGACGAGGACCACCGCACCCGCCGACAACGCCCGGGCCGCGATGGACCGCATCGCCGCCCGGCTGGCCGCCTGCGGCTGCCGCTGA
- a CDS encoding asparaginase, with product MSQPAAPTVLAEVIRSGFTEGRHHGSLVLLAADGSVEYALGAPEAPVFPRSCAKPFQAVATLRAGLAVEGELLALAASSHSAEAFHRDGVRRILASAGLDESALRTPADLPLDETEAELYLRAGGERAPIMMDCSGKHAGWLAACVANGWDTGGYLDPAHPIQLLAREALEEGVGERAAHEGVDGCGAPLLAVSLTGLARGYRALLLADPGTPQRRVADAMRAHPEYVGGTRRADTWLMRAVPGALSKMGAEAVQVVAFADGRALAFKIDDGAERARGPVLAAALRRLGVSTPDGTVERIGSSPLLGGGVPVGEVRALV from the coding sequence ATGTCGCAGCCCGCCGCCCCGACCGTCCTCGCCGAGGTCATACGCTCCGGCTTCACCGAGGGACGCCATCACGGCTCCCTGGTGCTGCTCGCCGCCGACGGCTCGGTGGAGTACGCCCTCGGCGCGCCCGAGGCCCCGGTGTTCCCGCGCTCCTGCGCCAAGCCGTTCCAGGCCGTGGCGACCCTGCGCGCGGGGCTGGCCGTCGAGGGCGAGCTGCTGGCGCTGGCGGCTTCCAGCCACTCCGCCGAGGCCTTCCACCGCGACGGCGTCCGGCGGATCCTGGCCTCCGCCGGGCTCGACGAGAGTGCGCTGCGCACCCCGGCCGACCTGCCGCTGGACGAGACCGAGGCCGAGCTGTACCTGCGGGCCGGCGGAGAGCGGGCGCCGATCATGATGGACTGCTCCGGCAAGCACGCCGGCTGGCTGGCCGCCTGCGTCGCCAACGGCTGGGACACCGGTGGCTACCTCGATCCGGCCCACCCGATCCAGCTGCTGGCCCGCGAGGCCCTGGAGGAGGGCGTCGGCGAGCGGGCCGCGCACGAGGGCGTCGACGGCTGCGGCGCCCCGCTGCTCGCCGTCTCGCTGACCGGCCTGGCCCGGGGCTACCGCGCCCTGCTGCTCGCCGATCCCGGCACTCCGCAGCGCCGGGTCGCCGACGCGATGCGGGCCCACCCCGAGTACGTCGGGGGCACCCGGCGGGCCGACACCTGGCTGATGCGGGCGGTGCCGGGCGCGCTGTCGAAGATGGGGGCCGAGGCCGTCCAGGTGGTCGCGTTCGCGGACGGCCGGGCGCTCGCCTTCAAGATCGACGACGGCGCGGAGCGGGCCCGGGGGCCCGTCCTGGCGGCGGCGCTGCGCCGACTGGGCGTCAGCACCCCCGACGGCACCGTCGAGCGGATCGGCAGTTCCCCGCTGCTGGGCGGCGGCGTGCCGGTCGGCGAGGTCCGCGCACTCGTCTGA